The Leishmania mexicana MHOM/GT/2001/U1103 complete genome, chromosome 25 genome contains the following window.
accatccgcagcagccagcgTGTCAGTTCGCAATGCGGTGTCAGTCACATGCACGGTCAGCGGTATCGGAGTGTTGCGTGTTCCACATCATGTGTGGCTGCTGGCGATGACGCGtggttggggaggggggggtagaggggggagacaaaggcgcgcgcgggtcAGCCACACCtcgcgggtgtgtgtgtaatcACAACGGGTGGTTCAGACAAGAGTGAAACATGACTGGCTCATCACGTGGGTGCGCACGCGGGGGGTGGCtgcagggaggcgggggcaagggcaggcgggggaggggggctctagtggcgcacggctgcgcgcgcgtgggcgtgcgttCAGACAGGGATAACTATACAAATGTGTGCTCGTCACCAACAGTGTCAGACTAGAGGTGTCAGTAACATAAGGCTTCTCATCAGTCGCACGGAcgcacaggcaggcaggcttgggggcggtggtggtgccgcacaCGGGAACGCGCACATCAGACTCAGGACACAGCCATTGCGGTGGCAGGCCCCAGGTGTTGTTGTTCCACAGGACGGAGGTATGTCGTTCAGACGGCTCTTACCTAGTTGCGTGTTGCGTACTCgtcacgtgtgcgcgcgtgcagggcggtcgtggcggaccgcgcaccaccgccaccatccgcagcagccagcgTGTCAGTTCGCAATGCGGTGTCAGTCACATGCACGGTCAGCGGTATCGGAGTGTTGCGTGTTCCACATCATGTGTGGCTGCTGGCGATGACGCGtggttggggaggggggggtagaggggggagacaaaggcgcgcgcgggtcAGCCACACCtcgcgggtgtgtgtgtaatcACAACGGGTGGTTCAGACAAGAGTGAAACATGACTGGCTCATCACGTGGGTGCGCACGCGGGGGGTGGCtgcagggaggcgggggcaagggcaggcgggggaggggggctctagtggcgcacggctgcgcgcgcgtgggcgtgcgttCAGACAGGGATAACTATACAAATGTGTGCTCGTCACCAACAGTGTCAGACTAGAGGTGTCAGTAACATAAGGCTTCTCATCAGTCGCACGGAcgcacaggcaggcaggcttgggggcggtggtggtgccgcacaCGGGAACGCGCACATCAGACTCAGGACACAGCCATTGCGGTGGCAGGCCCCAGGTGTTGTTGTTCCACAGGACGGAGGTATGTCGTTCAGACGGCTCTTACCTAGTTGCGTGTTGCGTACTCgtcacgtgtgcgcgcgtgcagggcgGTCGTGGCGGACCGAatggggccgccgccgttctACGAAGGGTGCAGGAGGGGAAGACGGTGTTGCGGTAATGGAGAAGAGTTTGGCggtgtgtgggagggaggctGGCTGAGACGTGTCGGAAttgtgtgggagagagacggaggggaggtggGAATGTGTGTTGGCGAGGGTGTGGGCGCGCAATGTTTCACGTCGTGTGTAGGTGGATGGGGCAGGCGAGAGTGGAAAGGGGTCGCAGTAAAGCGATTATTGGCTAGTTTTCATATCATGATGGTTAAGGCATCGCGGAGGTCGAGAAGAACACAGGAGGGCTCTGTTACGAAGCCACTGATGGTGCCGTGGCGGGGAACTTATGTTGATGtcgtgtgcgctgctgtcgacCGGTGGCGGCAAGCGGTGCTGGCGAAGTTAGCCATTCGAAAGGGAAAGCGGTCGCAGGTGAGTCGACGGAAAATGGTGATGATGAGTGTTGTTTGAGTTAGCACTGCAGTAAACAGAGAAGTGCCCTCACCatgagtggggtggggtgggcgtAGTGatgggtggggagggggaggggggacaggGGAGCCCGGTGGGGAGAAAGATGCGTGGCTCTCCTTTTCTCCCCACAGGACCCTCCCGTCCTTTACGActgcacacacccacacacgcacgcagtaCAACAGAAAGAGGTgcccacggcggcggagcacaggagaagacgagggaggagggcataCGCCGCAAGAGGACCGGGCCCGGACACGTGTACGCATGCAGTCTTACCCCCGGGCAGATGTGTACGCATGCGTGCGTACGCGGTCACTGCCGCTCCTGGGATAAAAGGTCGAGGGCGTGAGACAGGCACCTTCACTCAGGCACTTTCTCGAAGGCTGGTGAGGGGCCCGAACATCGGTGTCCAGCGATCGGGAGTAGGTGAAAGAAGCGCACGTGCGCTTGCGGTTGAGCCGCGCGCCAgcttctctcttcgttgCAGACGTCACATGTtacccgctgccgcgtctTTCATCCATTGATACGGCAGGTCTCCGCTGCGCAACTTCTGCTCGAACTCCTTCTTGTGATCGATCGCCATGTACATGCCGTTGCGGACCTTGCTGATGCAGCGATCTAGGCACGCCTTCTCGCCGGGATGGTACGGGATGGCGTCATCGCCGTAGTGCGTAATGCACTTCTTGGTGCAGTACATGAACCCTTCGTTGCTGATGTGGTAAAGCTTCTCGGACAGGATGACCGCTTCCGACTGCGTCAGCCCCATGAGGCTCGGATTGGGCTGTACCGGCTGCATGCTTCTTCCCGATAGCTGCAGGATTGTTGGTGTGTGCCTGCAAGCGCCAGTGCCTGTAGGCGGTGTCACTGGAGCGGACAGACGTCTCTGCGAGTGAAAGGAAAGGACGCTCGAAACAAAgccagtagcagcagcggtgggggGCGACAGGAGTGCACGCAAAATGTAGAGTGGCACCGAGTTACTTGTCCGGTGGCGTATGCAGGTGTGTATGGAGTTCGGTGCAGTGatgtgagagagagatatATGGGAGAGTGAGcagtggggggagaggatgAAGCAAAGGTGGTGGTatggaagggggaggagtaATGATTATGAGTGAGGAAGCAACACCCCCTCCACTCCCCCCCACCCAGACACCTCCGCACAAGAAGAGCGGCCTTGATGTtcatttgtgtgtgtgtgtgtggcacacACGCGATGTTGCGCGCCGCTCCACGGCACCGACTACTACGCATTTCCTTCCCAGACGTCGCTCTTTCACACCGTTTTGGCTgccgccccccttcctccccctctctctcacgacGCTTCAATTTGCTAGAGCAGTGCccgatacacacacacacacacaaaggcgAACAACACTGACAACGCCGCGTAAGTGGGCCTCATTACACTTGCGAGAGTCGTTTGCATCCCCGACGCCTGCTCACGTGTATGCATGTTGTCGACGTGCAACTTCGCTGCGTGATGACACGACACGGTGAGACAAAGACGAACACGTCTGCGTTgtctccccccacccccttccctgcACGATGGGTGGAGGGCGGCCAGTGCCGTCATCGTGGTGTGTTCAGGGGCGCTTGCTTGATGCGTGTGCGGTACTGTGGAGCCAAAGGGGTGCatcgagagcgagagcgagagagtcGTGCAAACTTGCCGCAAGGAGAAGAGCGGCACACGGCAGTTACGGGGTGAGAAGGGGTGACGTGGCACAcatacccccctcccctcctctacCCCAAAcacacccccacacaccaccatcaccaacaccaccacacgtgtacgtgtgtgcttgaGAGTGAGTGTCTAGCCCATTCGCTCTGTCGGCCTTTCCCTTTCCACGGCTCTCACCACTCATCCAGAGGCCGCTTCAGTCGTCCTTTCCTCTACTGCGCCACACCTGAACggcgacacagacacacacccgAACttctgcgcacacgcacggatgGCGTCGCACCGTGGGCTCTTGCTGCGAGAAGGAAAACGATGGCGCAGAGAGGGTCGCATACCGCCGCCAAAGCCGTGaagccttttttttcttcgacCGGCGAACAAGCAAGTAAGAGCCTCGACAGCCACCAAAAAAacgcgcgcctcctccacattCACATGGCGGACCGAATCGAGTAGACCACACACCCACTTCgcggcgacacacacacacacacacacacacacacacagaggtgccggggtgggggaggggcagaagggtgcagcagcagtggtgatggtggtggtcgtgggAATGGGGTGAGGGAGGTGCCGAGCGACAcagcccacacacacccttcTACATACATATACGTGAATACGCCAACGGTTGTGCATCCGTGCCTTTCCATTGCAGCATGCGTGCCGCTCGTTTTACCATCACAgagcgcacaggcacagaagcgacacagacacacacacacacacacacacacagtccacgcacacgcgcttaCGCTTGGGGTACGCATgccaagagagagggacgcaGTCAACCAAGGCGAAGACCTTCGAACAATGGTGACGCACGATACACCCGCATAGATACacgcgcgagggacgtgggCTCTAAATATTCCGGAAGAAGGGATGCTGCATGGCCTCCTCTGCTGTGATGCGCTTGAATGGGTGGTAGCAAAGCATGCGCCGCGTCAGGTCCAGCAGGTCCGGCAGCGGGGCGAGAATATCATCCAGGGTCGGCATGCGTGTCACGTAGTCGATGTCCCCCGGAAGTGTCTCCTCGAGGGGCTCTAGTCCATCATCCTCTGTCTTTCCGCTTGCCGCCGAcgcgaagcgctgctgcttctcctgctcATGTACCATGCTTTTCGATACAGGCCACTTGAGGTCAAAGTCACGGTTGTTCGGCTGGAGGGTGAAGTAGTGGCGGAAGGTGCGCATGTCGCTGGCGAAGACGCTGCGCAGGTTTGTCGCCGTCCCGCTTCGGATGCCGTCCTTGTCGTGAAAGGCGCCAATGACGTGCTGCATCATGGCCAGGTGCTCCATCGTGTGGTTCGGCATGAACAGACACTCGCCTGTGAGCAGCTCCGGGATCATGCATCCCAGGGAGAAGATGTCCGCCGAGGTGTTCCAGCCAAAGCCCAGCAGCACCTCAGGGCTGCGATAGTGGGAGGTCTGGATCGGGTTGTAGCTGACCGGGACGTGCGCGTAGCCTGGGATGAGACTGTGGTCGCGGAAGGTGGAGAGAAactgcgctgcgccgaggTCGACGACACGCACGCTGTTCATCACCGGCATCGGCACCCTCACATAGTGCGCCAGTGTCAAGTCGCCCTTTTGGGATGGGGTTACGTCGACGGGTACGGTGCTGAGACCCGCCGACGACATCGACGCCACCCCGTCGACCGCCGCACGCGACACTTCCATCGGACTAACTTtgagcccctccccctccccagcTGCACCCGTGACGGCGGAGATGCTGGGGCTCGATGACGGTgggggcgaggagagggtgaAGGCCATCTGCTCATGGCGGTGTGCCCGTTGCTCGAGAGAGGAGCTGTGGAGCTTGCAGTCATCATTCGACCGCTTTTTGGTCTCGGTGGCGGAGGGCGTGCGTTTGGCAACGCTGTCGGTGTGGCGACGGAGGTAGTGGGTGTAATAGATGCCGACATCGACGGAGAGCACCTTGGAGGACTCGAAGAGAACATTTTCTGGCTTCAGGTCTGTGTGCACGACACCGCGGCAATGGATAAACTTCAGGAAGGTCAGCACCTGATACAGCACTGCCTTgaggagcgggagagggaggcccCGGTAGTacacacgccgccgctgctgccgctgcggttgTTCCTGTGGGAACGGCGGCAATGGCTGCTGTGCGTCCCCGCTGGCACCCATGTCCACGGTAGCTGCCGTTGCAGAGAGCTGTTGTGGCATcgtggagaaggcgctgtcgctgcaggTGTTCTTCCCCGACTGCGCCTCCGTGCGCAGCCGCTTGTGCCGAGACGCGCGGGTCACCTCCTTGCTCTTCTGCCGGATGGTGTTCAGCACGTTCAGAAGTGTCGGCCCCATCACAGGAAAGACAATGGCCGGGTGCACCGGATGCGCAACGTACCCCATGGGCACAAGGAAGCGGCCTTGATCAGCAAAGTACTGCTGTTTGATGCCGCacgtggaggcggtgaacATGACAACGGAGCGGACGGAGATGTACGGCGATGAGGTTGTCGTGCCCTGACGGTGcccagccgccgcccccgctaCGACTTCCTCCGGCGTTACCGAGGGTGGGTCCACGCAGATGGAGTTGAGGATGGTGAACTCGTCCCAGCACGCCTCGATGTACTCCTCCTTGTCCCGGAACACCTTCAGCGCCACCCGCGCCGGGACATCGCCGGAGATTTGAGTGgccagcgccggcgaggacggcggtgcgaTGCCGAGCACCACCTTCGAGAAGGTCCCTTTGCCGAGCGTGCGCTCGTACAGGTAAGTGTCGTAGAGCACAAACTGCTTCTCACGTTGCGGGGGGCCACTGACGCTGCCTGTCGGTGAGGAGATCCGCGACACCGCCGAGGCGACCTCAACCACGCGCATGAACGGCGTCGCGTCGCGGCGGAACTTCTCCGCGTAGGCCTCCGTGAATATCGGGTACTTCTTCGTCACATCCTCGGCGTAGTTGCGCGGGTCTTTTTCGTTCGTCTCGTCCTCcacgtcctcgtcgctgtaggaggacgaggccgacgacgaggacggcgccgcaTGTGGCAGGGGCACATGTCGGGTGGGCAAgttgctgcggctgctcgcACGTGATCGGCatgtgcaggaggagctTTGCGTGAGCGCCACGGAATGTGTCGAGGTGTTCTTTGCCGGGTCACCGGCACGGTCGCACAGCCGGTGTGCCTGGCCTTCGTCATCAttgccgccgccctgcgACACCGGTGTCGCGTAGTAGGAACTGTGGTCTGCCACTGCCGTGCTGCTGAGGGTGGGGTCTAGGTAGAGCGTCTGCATCATCGCAGTAGTGGTGGTGTTGCcttcagcaccgctgccgtgacCGTCACAGGGGCTGtgatggtgcagcagctgctgctgctgctgcgcgtgcggaTTGTCTTCATCACTGCCTGTACTGGAGCCGCGGTTGCGCTTGAGGGGACTCGTCAAATTCTTCTGGAGCATTGCGGAGAGGGGGATGGAAACAAGGCAGGTGGTTGTGGCTGATGGACCGCCTCGCGACGTatcggctgctgcggatTGCAGACGTGGTCCACGTGCGCGGACGTatacgcatacacgcacggtgacacacacacacacactgacCCACACGAGTGTGTCCCTCCTCTTGGTTTCCGGGTCTTACACGTCCCTCCACCCTTTTCCACTTgatacgtgtgtgtgtgcgtgtgtgtcggtgcgtgtatgcgtgaATGTGTGCTGAACGGTTGGCGATTCTTGAGCGGAcacctcaccaccaccgggagcaccagcagcagcaccacgtgAGCAACACGAAGTGAAAAGGGGGTCGGTGGGGGTGTGTgagatggagggaggggggggagaggtcACACAAAGCACTGGGTGGTGCTGGTCGTGGTGGGTAGGTCGATGATAAACTGTGTATACGCGTGTGTATGAGGGACTAcggggagaggaggtggggtggggtgggggaggctatcgacacacacaaacaagcACCGGCATCAACagaaaacagcaacagcacacAAGCGTAATCTCCCTTTCGTCGCGTCGCTCTctgccgccggcagcgatggcaAGCACTGCGCGGGTTCCGCACAACGTCTCCCCCGTTTTCCTTCCTGCTCTTCACTGCGgtcttctccttcccctttcGCTCTCCTGCCGCTTCTTGCgtgactgctgctgctgctgcagggaTGGTGTAGATGCGCTTgagcgtgtatgcgtgtgtgcacggaAGTGGCGGACAGAAAACGGTTGGCTGCGATGAgcggtgggagagagagagagagagagacaagaaAGGGgtgagaaagagagggaggtggtggtgggtgaacacatgcacgtgtgtgtatgggtaCAGATCACGGCCACTATGAGAGTGGTCAGTGGGGAGGACAGACGTCGATGCGGGAACGCGCGATCGCACACAGATaacagagagaaggagcggaagggaggggagggaggggcgatAACAAGAGGATTGTCGAGCGTGAGGGCCTGGATGGAGGCACGTAGGAGAGTGGGAGTGTGATAAGAAAAGCAAAATGAGAATAAACACAACACAGACaccagaggaggaggaggagagttccggacgggggggggcgggagaggcggggagggggacgaggTTGCTTGTGCGTCCTTATGTATGTGGTGTGGACGTGATTtagctgcagctgccgtggcgctgtTGTGCCGGCATGTGTATTGGACAGGCCAGAGAGCAAGGAGACGAGGGAAAGAGAGTTGAGTCGCCAGAGGACGGATTgggggcaggggaggagtTGCGGTTGAGATCCCACTGCACAGGCGCACCCGGAGACACACCTACGCGCACCATGACATGCTTGCAGGTCGCATCGccatacacgcacatgtgAGTGCGAGGATGGCGGCAAGAAATCAGGCAGACGTTGAAGCCGAGACGTGCGCGTATATAAGTGCGAGTGTGCTTGTCCGTATGAGGGAGGtcatgcgcgcgcgcacgcacgcacacgcgtataGTTCACCTGATCCAACACCTCACACTGAAGCACGTTCCCCCCACAGCAGCTCCATGAGCGACGGTCATCTTCGAATCCTCCCCATTTCCAAGGATAGTTACGCGCCCTCCTGTGgtgatgggaggggggggtgagcgGGGGAGAGTTCAACCTGCTGTTGAGCTCGAGAAGTGACCATGTAAATAGAGACTGCCTcaccccccacctcctccggaacacacacacacacacaccgggACCACACACTCGGCatacaccaccaccatcgcaATGGAAGAGTAACTCCGTCAGCAAACACGCAGCGACacggacgcacacgcacggccaGCTCCCCCGCTTCATCTGCGCACAGTGCCAAGCACCACTTCCAGGagacgcatacacacatggGCTCCCTCGTGCGCGCGACACACGTGCACAACAACGTTGCTCTGCTCATTCAGCTGCACTGTTGCGCATTCCTGTTGGTGGCGTCGTCGCGTCGACTTCGGCTGTTCTcgatggcgaggaggacgaggacgacggggagggtggggggatgCCTGCAGTGACGTCAGCGGTGAAGCCAGGTGGGGAagcggctgctgtgccagAAGCAGAGGACCGCGATAGCCGGTCGTATGCCGGAGCGGCGAAAGCGGAGTGCTCTGCTTCTTGTGAGTGCCGTAgcagcgcagacgcgctcctcgctgccggcgaAGTACACGTTTCCGTATCCTTGGCATCATTGGCGTTCATCAGCATTTCGGTGCCGTTGCATGTGTCAGCGGCACCCGAAAAGTCGACATTGTTcgagcgcagctgccgcgccggaGACACGAGGTCGACCTGCGTCTTGGTGCCAGCTACGCACAGAGGGTCCGAGTCTTCGCGCACCGCTAACTCTGCCATGGATTCAACACTGCCCATCccgtcagcgccgctcaGCGGATGCGGACCATCGTGCGACCCCTGCAAGGGTGAGGTCGTCTCACTGATATCGAGGGTGAatgccgcctccgccgcatGGCTCTCGAACGCCACTGCGGGGAGGTGCAGAGGACTGCCCAGCTCCTCGGCATTGTcgcacggctgctgcgcgggtgAGCGGACCGAGGACAAGGTTCCTTTGGCGCTGAAGGCGGTCACAACCGCGGGCCGCGCAAGGCTGTCCATCTTGCGCGACGTTGCCGAGGCCACATCGGTCACCCAGGAGCCACCGGCACTGTTAGGTGCCGCAGCCCCTCCGTTGCCCATGGTCACAGTTTCTTCCGTTAGgggtgacggcgctgccgctggcatCAGTGGCGTGCCCCAGGAGGGGGTGTGCAGAGgggctgccgcgctgctaCCGACGCCTGCGACGCTGGTGGCCGACTTGGGCGTGGCAAAGGAGCTGTTGGCTGTGCAGTAGCCGGCCCTAGACGTGCCGGCTTCCGCCATCTTGACGGTGGGGCGGTACACGTATTGCAGTCCATGGGGGTCCGACACGTTGCCGAGTCTCGCTCTCTGGAGCTCCGTTTCGAAGATTTCCAGCTGGCGGAAGAATTTGCGAGCGGCATCATGCGagcgcgtcgctgcagccgccgcggtggaggtggcgctcACGGTCGCgacaggagcagcagcgggtgcggcgttccgcaccgccaccccaGCACCCTTCCCCGCGACAGTCGGCGTAGCGGCGTGGTCATCGACCATAATGACGCGGGTTAGAGCAGGCGCGGTGTACGGCATCACCTGGCTGACTGTCGCACCACCGGCCGGGCCGAGAGGGGCAAGCTGGTGCACCAATTCCGCCGTCCGGGTGCCGTAGCGTTCCACCAGCGTCATCACACTTCTATGCACTGCAGCCGGCAGATACCCCTGCAGGGCTCGCCGGCGTCCGCACCGttccgcgccgctgcgcacgcctgcgTCGTCGCCGGGTCGCTGTCGCCCACACTGCTGCCGGTTTGAGGGCAACACGCGTGGTGCAGTTCTgggcgccgccgacggcgtctTGTGACTCCGCAAGGCGCGGATGAGAGACGGAAGTGTCATACCAGTGCACatgagcggctgcgcaccgTCCGTGCCCCGCATCTCGTCAGCGCCGTCGTCTTTTTCAGAGGTGCTGTGCAAGTAGCAGATGGAGGCCGCACTGAGAGAGATGCGCTGGCAGTCCACCAGCCCAGGACGCAGTGCGAGCGCCGTGAACTGCACCTCGTACTCCTCGCTCGGCATCAGCAAGAATGTGTGTACTGTCTTTCCTACAAATAGCACCGGCACATCGGATCCGCtcgccgtcatcgctgccggaggagacgggggtggtggtgttaTGGCAGGGCTGGCGGTCTGGTCGCc
Protein-coding sequences here:
- a CDS encoding putative protein kinase, yielding MMQTLYLDPTLSSTAVADHSSYYATPVSQGGGNDDEGQAHRLCDRAGDPAKNTSTHSVALTQSSSCTCRSRASSRSNLPTRHVPLPHAAPSSSSASSSYSDEDVEDETNEKDPRNYAEDVTKKYPIFTEAYAEKFRRDATPFMRVVEVASAVSRISSPTGSVSGPPQREKQFVLYDTYLYERTLGKGTFSKVVLGIAPPSSPALATQISGDVPARVALKVFRDKEEYIEACWDEFTILNSICVDPPSVTPEEVVAGAAAGHRQGTTTSSPYISVRSVVMFTASTCGIKQQYFADQGRFLVPMGYVAHPVHPAIVFPVMGPTLLNVLNTIRQKSKEVTRASRHKRLRTEAQSGKNTCSDSAFSTMPQQLSATAATVDMGASGDAQQPLPPFPQEQPQRQQRRRVYYRGLPLPLLKAVLYQVLTFLKFIHCRGVVHTDLKPENVLFESSKVLSVDVGIYYTHYLRRHTDSVAKRTPSATETKKRSNDDCKLHSSSLEQRAHRHEQMAFTLSSPPPSSSPSISAVTGAAGEGEGLKVSPMEVSRAAVDGVASMSSAGLSTVPVDVTPSQKGDLTLAHYVRVPMPVMNSVRVVDLGAAQFLSTFRDHSLIPGYAHVPVSYNPIQTSHYRSPEVLLGFGWNTSADIFSLGCMIPELLTGECLFMPNHTMEHLAMMQHVIGAFHDKDGIRSGTATNLRSVFASDMRTFRHYFTLQPNNRDFDLKWPVSKSMVHEQEKQQRFASAASGKTEDDGLEPLEETLPGDIDYVTRMPTLDDILAPLPDLLDLTRRMLCYHPFKRITAEEAMQHPFFRNI